The stretch of DNA GATCGATCGGTTTGCGTCGAACCATCGCTTACAAAAGGCATGACGATGATGAACCTCGGCCTCATAACCAAACCCCGCCTCTCGCTGATGCGGCTGATCGAGATGAACCTCGGGTTCCTCGGCCTGCAATTCTCGTTCGGCCTGCAACAAGCCAACATGGCGCCGATCTACGGCTATCTCGGCGCCGATGAAGCGAGTTTGCCGCTGCTGTGGCTCGCCGGGCCGATGACCGGGCTGTTGATCCAGCCGCTGATCGGCGCGATGAGCGACCGGACCTCGACACGGATCGGTCGCCGCACACCCTATTTCCTGATCGGCGCGGTGCTGTGCAGCCTGTGCCTGCTCGCAATGCCGTACAGCCCGACCTTGTGGGTGGCGGCCAGCCTGTTGTGGGTGCTCGATGCTGCCAACAACGTGACGTTGGAGCCCTACCGCGCGTATGTCGGCGATCGCCTGCCCGACGACCAGCGTGCTGCCGGGTTCCTGACGCAATCGGCGTTCACGGGGCTCGCGCAGACCTTGTCCTATCTCGCACCGTCGCTGCTGGTGTGGATCGGGTTCAACAAGGACGCGATCGACGGCAACGGCATTCCCGACATTACCCGGATCGCGTTCCTGATCGGCGCAGTGCTGTCGCTGGCCACGATCCTGTGGTCGGTGCTGCGCGTTCCCGAGTTGCCCTTGCCCGAGGAGGAGAAGGCGCGGCTGGCGAAGGAGCCGCTGACGCTCGGCGGCACGCTGCGCGATCTCAGGACCGCGCTGGTCGAGATGCCGCGGCCGATGCGGCAATTGGCGATTGCGATGCTGTGCCAATGGTATGCGATGTTCGCCTATTGGCAGTTCATCACCTTCGCGGTCGCACGATCGCTGCACGGCACGTCGGATGCGAAGAGCGCTGCGTTTCGCGATACCGTGCTGACGGTCGGCCAGCTCGGTGCGTTCTACAACGCCGTAGCGTTCGTCGCGGCGATCGCGCTGGTGCCGTTCGCCCGCCACTGGGGTGCGAAGAGCGCGCACGCCGCGTGCCTGCTGGCGTCGGGCGTGGCGATGCTGGCGATCCCGGGCCTGCGCACCGAGGCCGCATTGTTCGTGGCGATGCTCGGCATCGGCATCGGCTGGGCGAGCATGATGGGCAATCCGTACATCATGCTGATCGACATGATCCCGCCCGAGCGCAACGGCGTCTACATGGGCATCTTCAACATGTTCATCGTGATCCCGATGATCATCGAGAGCCTGACCGTGCCACTATTCTACCATTCGGTGATGGGCGGCGAACCGCGCAACATCCTGTATCTGGGCGGTGCGCTGATGGTGTTGGGCGCGATCGCGACGACGCGCGTGACGATGCGCGAACCCTCCGCCTGAACCACACGCGCTGACCCGGTTTCGATCGGCGCAGGCAGGCTTGATACGAAAAAGGGGCGGCTCCTCACGAAGCCGCCCCTTCAAACGCGCTGGAGGGTGATCAGAACTTGAAGTTCGCACCTGCCCGGAACGTCCGCCCGATCAGACCGGCATAATGCCACGTGGTCAGATAGTTGGGCGAGCTGGCGTAGGAGGCCGGTGCGATCGGTGCGCGGGCGCCGAGGATGTTGCCGACGTTACCGAAGAACGAGAAGTCGTCGTTCACCGCCACCGTCGCGTTCAGGTCGACGTTGATGAAGCTGTTGACGTAGCAGAACCGATCGACGGGCACGCCCGCCTGCGACGACTTGTACAGGCTGTTGGCGCACGACGTGTCGAGGCTACCCTGGTCGGTAGCGACCGCCTTGATCCGACCGACATAATAGGCGGTTGCGGTCAGCGAGAACTTGCCGGCCGCGAGCGTGTTCTGCCAGTTGCCACGCCAGTTCGGCGTACCGTTGCCCGACGACAGATCGTACGGACCCATCGTGCCCGCGAATTTCTGCACGCCCTGTGCCGTGTGGCGATCATACTGGATGATGTAGGTCGCCTCGACCCGGCTGGTGAAGCGGATGCCGTCACCAAGCGGGATCCGCGCGGTCGCCGAGAAATCGAGGCCCGACGTCTTGTCGAAGTTCACGTTCACGAACGGCGCGTTGATGATCAG from Sphingomonas sp. HMP9 encodes:
- a CDS encoding MFS transporter yields the protein MTMMNLGLITKPRLSLMRLIEMNLGFLGLQFSFGLQQANMAPIYGYLGADEASLPLLWLAGPMTGLLIQPLIGAMSDRTSTRIGRRTPYFLIGAVLCSLCLLAMPYSPTLWVAASLLWVLDAANNVTLEPYRAYVGDRLPDDQRAAGFLTQSAFTGLAQTLSYLAPSLLVWIGFNKDAIDGNGIPDITRIAFLIGAVLSLATILWSVLRVPELPLPEEEKARLAKEPLTLGGTLRDLRTALVEMPRPMRQLAIAMLCQWYAMFAYWQFITFAVARSLHGTSDAKSAAFRDTVLTVGQLGAFYNAVAFVAAIALVPFARHWGAKSAHAACLLASGVAMLAIPGLRTEAALFVAMLGIGIGWASMMGNPYIMLIDMIPPERNGVYMGIFNMFIVIPMIIESLTVPLFYHSVMGGEPRNILYLGGALMVLGAIATTRVTMREPSA